Proteins encoded in a region of the Populus nigra chromosome 3, ddPopNigr1.1, whole genome shotgun sequence genome:
- the LOC133689881 gene encoding myosin-binding protein 7-like, whose product MDLQVLSAQASPSRDLVKCCICGCSCSLIAGSSSESWIRSVKRKYDEFEEGNRFFIPGFDFFSNPRIQIENECSALREMVSSQQHTMQDLYTELEEERNAASSAANEAMSMILRLQREKAEIQMEARQFKRFAEEKMGHDQQEFLALEDVLYKREQAIQSFTCEIQAYKHRMMSYGLTEAEAVGERGGFSRNTSMNENLDAGQFEFPPYDYPPLKCNLNDNPNPLEGEDDIVNVEKYAFGETPHGRENLKNLEYRIYQMERSPRSIQQDGAFSGTKNILEKVVVDHSPRRSRHSRRFSGDSSSSLIGMSRELGPDFATESPRSKLSNSFKKTDCASQAEDYTNSRKRDNEADFGDDMSDRVYTIDSIHNGVSQNGVIEPKAGIGIYEEHLSTPRETLTRPDISDPDIKKLYLRLQSLEADRESMRQALISMRTDKAQMVLLKEIAQHLCKEMSPERKMPARKPFLLGSFSFTSIFKWVVSIVLWRKKAQRSKYLFGLSAADVGLLILLDKGSRTRQWRCLMSTQV is encoded by the exons ATGGATTTGCAAGTACTTTCTGCCCAGGCTTCACCATCGAGGGATTTGGTGAAGTGTTGTATTTGTGGCTGCAGTTGTTCTTTAATTGCCGGTTCATCTTCAGAGTCTTGGATCAGGTCTGTCAAAAGAAAATACGATGAGTTTGAGGAGGGAAATCGGTTTTTTATACCCGGGTTTGATTTCTTCTCGAATCCACGAATACAAATTGAGAATGAATGTTCTGCGCTACGTGAGATGGTTTCTAGCCAACAGCACACTATGCAGGATTTGTACACGGAATTGGAAGAGGAAAGGAACGCTGCTTCTTCAGCTGCAAATGAAGCCATGTCAATGATACTGAGGTTGCAGAGGGAGAAGGCGGAGATCCAAATGGAGGCAAGGCAATTTAAACGTTTTGCCGAGGAGAAGATGGGGCATGATCAGCAGGAGTTTTTGGCTTTAGAGGATGTTTTGTATAAGAGAGAGCAGGCTATTCAATCATTTACTTGTGAAATTCAGGCTTATAAGCATAGGATGATGAGTTATGGCCTTACAGAGGCAGAGGCAGTGGGTGAGAGGGGTGGGTTTAGCCGCAACACAAGCATGAATGAAAATTTGGATGCTGGCCAATTCGAGTTTCCACCTTATGATTACCCACCCCTGAAATGCAATTTGAATGATAATCCAAATCCTTTGGAGGGTGAAGATGACATTGTGAATGTTGAGAAATATGCATTTGGCGAGACCCCTCATGGTCGTgagaatttgaagaatttaGAATATAGGATCTATCAGATGGAGAGAAGTCCTCGTAGCATTCAACAAGATGGTGCTTTTTCTGGTACAAAGAATATTCTCGAGAAGGTGGTTGTTGACCACTCTCCTAGGAGGTCAAGGCACAGCAGAAGATTCTCCGGAGATAGTTCAAGTTCATTGATTGGGATGTCTAGAGAATTGGGTCCAGATTTTGCCACTGAATCTCCAAGATCCAAGTTAAGCAATAGCTTTAAGAAAACGGACTGTGCTTCACAAGCGGAAGATTACACAAATTCGAGAAAGAGGGATAATGAAGCAGACTTTGGAGATGACATGAGTGACAGAGTTTACACCATTGATTCTATACATAACGGGGTCTCACAGAATGGTGTTATAGAACCAAAAGCTGGAATTGGGATTTATGAAGAGCATCTCTCAACTCCAAGAGAGACATTGACACGGCCTGATATTAGTGATCCTGATATAAAAAAGCTCTACTTGAGACTTCAGTCACTTGAGGCTGACAGGGAATCTATGAGGCAAGCACTTATTTCAATGCGAACTGATAAAGCACAAATGGTATTGTTGAAAGAAATAGCTCAACATCTATGCAAGGAAATGTCTCCAGAAAGAAAAATGCCTGCGAGGAAGCCATTTCTTCTTGGAAGCTTTTCCTTCACGTCAATCTTTAAG TGGGTTGTGTCCATCGTTTTATGGAGAAAGAAAGCTCAGCGAAGCAA GTACTTGTTTGGACTTTCAGCCGCTGATGTTGGCTTGCTAATTCTTCTAGACAAAGGCTCCCGCACAAGGCAATGGAGATGTCTCATGAGCACACAAGTGTGA
- the LOC133688949 gene encoding uncharacterized protein LOC133688949, whose protein sequence is MAKVAAPGGLLGSVTVQIGGGGAASLTDGPMVRRKTPSELRGEQLKRTKVLEIVDESPMGSKNNSSAVDNGPRKPDASRTPRYIDTRMDEVYPAKKSRLRMLSVKDSAKEITSTEQPISLKNITMLSTLAAKRRQLSCPENSVASDEVSKDGVVQPRQTIKNCSQSIFRSVAQLSSSGEKSSGLAFVDMDKALKGLVAHETPYTSGLNAASEKAGNHSGNFCSECNIAGLKAPLDFTLKTRMRVASSCSVNRIHRSIMSSTYNGMPQLASQFGDSQDNRSSGQALASQILSSKALHSWVYPQSTLPAAVISVLTSSATEGDFIRKRQLAWEDSFRSLYYMLRKNICNIFYVCTSQFVVMFTNSDGPGRTTHLCNAYISQSTRGLRSLLREHDICFSMPLCHFKVEQVTTEDLVELSEIEKQNLGQTRRLSSLSDVDNSPQSLLAFCGNKNVHGLYDFLLNYRSSLTFLSGVDVPVLYSPVPFQNAALSAPEIKCVEVKRADHNAASPKGTESSQGSSTGLLSSIEIKDACIPPWIVCRVCALMSSEGRNFEASFTTERTSIGLNVALETACEKPDQAAAVEGLQESSHAFGIPEATVDPCLGSGFLKGLKYCDGSYTASLSPA, encoded by the exons ATGGCAAAAGTTGCGGCACCGGGTGGCTTGTTAGGTTCTGTCACTGTTCaaattggtggtggtggtgctgctTCTTTAACTGATGGTCCAATGGTTAGAAGGAAGACTCCGTCGGAACTGAGA GGAGAGCAGCTGAAGAGGACAAAAGTTCTGGAGATTGTAGATGAATCTCCAATGGGTTCAAAGAA TAATAGTAGTGCGGTGGATAATGGGCCTAGGAAACCAGATGCATCAAGGACTCCTAGATACATTGACACCCGTATGGATGAAGTATATCCTGCCAAAAAATCCAGGCTTAGGATGCTTTCTGTAAAAGACAGTGCAAAG GAAATTACATCAACTGAGCAACCAATTAGCCTGAAGAACATCACTATGCTTTCAACTCTGGCTGCCAAGAGGCGACAACTTTCATG CCCAGAGAATTCAGTTGCTTCTGATGAAGTTTCAAAAGATGGTGTGGTACAACCTCGCCAAACAATCAAAAATTGCAGTCAAAGTATATTTCGCAGTGTTGCTCAGCTTTCATCCAGTGGTGAAAAGTCATCTGGATTGGCATTTGTTGACATG GATAAAGCATTAAAAGGACTTGTGGCCCATGAAACGCCTTACACTTCTGGTTTAAATGCTGCTTCTGAAAAAGCTGGCAACCACAGTGGCAATTTCTGCTCTGAATGCAATATAGCTGGCCTAAAGGCTCCTCTtgattttactttgaaaactaGAATGCGGGTGGCGTCCTCTTGCTCAGTTAATCG AATTCATAGGTCAATCATGAGCAGTACCTACAATGGCATGCCACAGCTTGCGTCCCAATTTGGAGATTCCCAGGACAATAGAAGCTCAGGGCAGGCACTGGCTTCTCAAATCCTTAGTTCTAAAGCTTTGCATTCATGGGTTTACCCTCAATCTACCTTACCTGCTGCTGTCATATCAGTGCTAACCTCGTCAGCAACTGAGGGAG ATTTTATAAGAAAACGGCAACTGGCGTGGGAGGATTCTTTTCGGAGTCTTTATTACATGCTTCGAAAGAacatttgcaatattttttatg TGTGCACTTCACAATTTGTGGTGATGTTCACTAATAGTGATGGCCCAGGAAGAACTACACACCTATGCAATGCTTACATCTCCCAGTCAACAAGAGGTTTGAGGTCATTGTTGAGAGAGCAT GATATTTGTTTCTCTATGCCACTTTGTCATTTTAAAGTAGAGCAAGTCACCACTGAAGATTTAGTTGAGCTCTCTGAGATTGAGAAACAGAATTTGGGCCAG ACTCGTCGGCTTAGTTCCTTGTCTGATGTTGATAATAGCCCACAATCTCTGCTGGCTTTCTGTGGAAACAAGAATGTACATggattatatgattttttgttaaattacaG ATCTTCCCTTACCTTTCTTTCTGGAGTAGATGTTCCTGTATTGTACTCACCTGTTCCATTTCAGAATGCAGCTCTTTCTGCTCCGGAG ATAAAATGTGTGGAGGTAAAAAGAGCCGACCATAATGCTGCCTCCCCTAAAGGCACTGAATCCAGTCAAGGTTCATCCACCGGTCTCTTGTCCAGCATAGAAATTAAGGATGCATGTATTCCACCATGGATTGTTTGCCGTGTATGTGCTCTCATGAGTTCTGAAGGGAGAAACTTTGAGGCTAG CTTTACAACAGAACGCACCTCAATTGGCTTGAATGTGGCTCTTGAGACAGCCTGTGAGAAACCTGATCAAGCTGCAGCGGTTGAAGGCTTGCAAGAAAGCAGTCATGCTTTTGGTATTCCAGAAGCCACCGTTGATCCTTGCTTGGGTTCTGGCTTCTTAAAAGGCTTGAAGTACTGTGATGGTTCTTATACAGCTTCCCTCTCTCCAGCCTGA
- the LOC133688703 gene encoding probable mannitol dehydrogenase, with translation MVAKLPEEEHPKQAFGWAARDQSGLLSPFKFSRRATAEKDVAFKVLYCGICHSDLHMAKNEWGLTQYPLVPGHEIVGIVTEVGSKVEKFKVGDKVGVGCMVGSCHSCDSCHDNLENYCPKMILTYGAKNYDGTITYGGYSDLMVAEEHFIVRIPDNLSLDAGAPLLCAGITVYSPLRYFGLDKPGMHVGVVGLGGLGHVAVKFAKAMGVKVTVISTSPNKKQEAVENLGADSFLVSSDQDQMQSAMGTLDGIIDTVSAVHPMLPLFTLLKSHGKLVLVGAPEKPLELPVIPLIAGRKMVGGSCVGGMKETQEMIDFAAKHNITADVEVIPMDYVNTAMERILKGDVRYRFVIDVAKTLKP, from the exons atGGTAGCCAAATTGCCAGAGGAAGAGCATCCAAAACAGGCCTTCGGATGGGCAGCAAGAGACCAATCTGGGCTCCTCTCTCCCTTCAAATTCTCCAGGAG GGCAACAGCAGAAAAGGATGTGGCATTCAAGGTGTTGTATTGTGGGATATGCCACTCCGACCTTCACATGGCCAAGAATGAATGGGGCCTTACTCAATACCCTCTTGTTCCTGG GCATGAGATTGTGGGAATAGTGACAGAGGTGGGGAGCAAAGTAGAAAAATTCAAGGTTGGAGACAAAGTGGGTGTAGGGTGCATGGTTGGATCATGCCACTCTTGCGATAGTTGTCACGACAATCTTGAGAATTACTGTCCAAAAATGATACTTACCTATGGTGCCAAGAATTATGATGGCACCATCACATATGGAGGCTACTCAGACCTTATGGTTGCCGAAGAGCACTTCATTGTTCGTATTCCAGATAATCTATCTCTTGATGCTGGTGCTCCTCTGTTGTGTGCTGGCATCACAGTATATAGCCCCCTGAGGTATTTTGGACTTGACAAACCCGGTATGCATGTGGGTGTAGTCGGCCTTGGTGGTCTAGGTCACGTAGCAGTGAAATTTGCAAAGGCTATGGGGGTCAAGGTGACAGTGATTAGCACATCTCCTAACAAGAAGCAAGAAGCTGTAGAGAATCTTGGTGCTGACTCTTTTTTGGTTAGTAGTGACCAGGATCAGATGCAG TCTGCAATGGGCACATTGGATGGTATCATTGATACAGTGTCCGCAGTTCACCCTATGTTGCCTTTATTTACTCTATTGAAGTCTCATGGAAAGCTAGTTTTGGTTGGTGCTCCAGAGAAGCCTCTTGAATTACCTGTCATTCCTCTGATCGCCG GGAGGAAGATGGTGGGAGGTAGTTGCGTCGGAGGAATGAAGGAGACACAAGAGATGATTGATTTTGCAGCCAAACACAATATAACTGCCGACGTCGAGGTTATTCCGATGGACTATGTCAACACTGCCATGGAGCGCATCCTAAAAGGAGATGTTAGATATCGATTTGTCATCGACGTTGCCAAAACACTAAAACCTTAG